A single Lactuca sativa cultivar Salinas chromosome 8, Lsat_Salinas_v11, whole genome shotgun sequence DNA region contains:
- the LOC111917556 gene encoding uncharacterized protein LOC111917556, which produces MSFIYEAMDRAKEAIRDSFSRPDDYKTTFEIIDCRWECQLHRPLHAAGHFLNPRIFYKDVSGVACEEVEKGLYDCITRLVPEQQVQDKISEELDKYRNAQGLFGNRMAVRHRETKSPVDWWGAYGSSTPNLKFFAIKVLSLTCSATSCEKIGVFFNIKSYFFLLEYVYYCWKMLEKKLFLQKKNTLHTKKRNRLAQERLNDMVFVKFNRSLERRAKDKENDHLILQEIDESIDWLIGRMEDESDDEVVFVGEDLTWRDVAHASGAYEPSYRTRASRVQNDGTRTSDINKGKTTVQPSHRHLVDEDVEEDIGVYSDDEGGDGVVQVVDEDDDSLDDL; this is translated from the exons ATGAGCTTCATTTATGAGGCCATGGATAGGGCTAAGGAGGCCATTCGTGATAGCTTTTCGAGACCAGATGACTACAAGACAACTTTTGAAATTATAGATTGCAGGTGGGAATGTCAATTACATAGACCTTTGCATGCGGCGGGACACTTCTTGAACCCGAGAATATTTTATAAAGATGTTAGTGGGGTAGCTTGTGAAGAAGTGGAAAAAGGTTTGTATGATTGCATTACGAGGCTTGTTCCCGAGCAACAAGTTCAAGACAAGATTTCGGAAGAGTTGGACAAATATCGGAATGCACAAGGACTCTTTGGTAATCGTATGGCTGTTAGACATAGGGAGACAAAATCACCAG tTGATTGGTGGGGAGCATATGGATCTTCAACTCCTAATCTAAAATTTTTTGCTATAAAGGTTCTTAGTCTCACTTGTAGTGCTACAAGTTGTGAAAAAATTGGAGTGTTTTTCAACAT aaaaaGCTATTTTTTTTTGCTGGAATATGTTTATTATTGCTGGAAAATGCTAgaaaaaaagttgtttttgcAGAAAAAAAATACT CTTCATACAAAGAAACGGAATAGATTGGCACAAGAGAGATTGAATGACATGGTGTTTGTCAAATTCAATCGGTCCTTGGAGCGACGGGCAAAAGACAAAGAGAACGATCACCTTATCCTACAAGAGATTGATGAAAGCATCGATTGGTTAATAGGAAGAATGGAAGATGAGAGTGATGATGAGGTGGTATTTGTTGGTGAAGATTTAACTTGGAGAGATGTAGCTCATGCCTCTGGTGCTTATGAGCCTAGTTATCGAACTAGAGCATCAAGAGTACAAAATGATGGAACCAGAACATCGGACATTAATAAGGGAAAAACAACCGTTCAACCATCTCATAGACATTTGGTAGATGAAGATGTGGAAGAAGATATCGGTGTCTATAGTGATGATGAAGGAGGAGATGGTGTCGTCCAAGTTgtcgatgaagatgatgatagtTTAGACGATCTCTAG
- the LOC111917557 gene encoding uncharacterized protein LOC111917557 has translation MIEAIGQFGPGLKPPSMYELRVSILNNKVKDVQKQLLEHEEEWADKGCSILSDGWRDLVVRKDIINFMVNSPKGSIFKRSLDVSDISKDADLWFRVLDKMVEEIGEKNVVQVVTDNASANVKVGKLLEAKIPILYWTPCAAHYIDLMLEFIGKQVPKVKSELKKSILAIGYIYSHVPLVNMMRKFTNQRILHRSAITRIATSFITLSQIHKQRVNLRNMVVSKEWEASKWSLDGRGIKVKSYFMHDMFWRNVHYALKLMGP, from the exons ATGATTGAAGCTATTGGACAATTTGGTCCCGGGTTGAAACCACCATCTATGTATGAGTTAAGAGTATCTATATTGAATAACAAAGTAAAAGATGTTCAGAAACAACTTTTGGAGCATGAAGAAGAATGGGCTGATAAAGGTTGCTCTATATTATCCGATGGATGGCGCGATTTGGTGGTGCGAAAAGACATCATCAACTTCATGGTGAACTCCCCAAAAGGTTCGATATTCAAGAGGTCACTTGATGTTTCCGATATTTCAAAAGATGCAGATTTGTGGTTTCGTGTTCTTGATAAAATGGTGGAGGAAATTGGTGAAAAGAATGTGGTGCAAGTGGTGACCGATAATGCATCAGCTAATGTGAAGGTGG GGAAGTTGTTGGAAGCTAAAATACCAATTTTATATTGGACACCATGTGCCGCACATTATATAGATTTGATGTTGGAATTTATTGGTAAACAAGTTCCAAAGGTGAAAAGTGAATTAAAGAAGTCGATTTTAGCAATTGGGTATATATATAGCCATGTGCCTCTTGTAAACATGATGAGAAAGTTCACAAACCAAAGAATCTTACATAGGTCAGCTATAACAAGAATTGCAACATCTTTCATCACTCTTTCCCAAATCCACAAACAGAGAGTCAATTTGAGGAATATGGTGGTTTCTAAAGAGTGGGAAGCATCTAAGTGGTCTTTAGACGGGAGGGGGATAAAAGTTAAAAGCTACTTTATGCATGACATGTTTTGGAGAAATGTGCATTATGCTCTTAAGTTGATGGGCCCCTAG
- the LOC111917558 gene encoding uncharacterized mitochondrial protein AtMg00810-like, translated as MLVYVDDIILMGNSSSAIENVVHTLSHTFALQDKGPLSYFLGIEIVKQGHDLLLSQKKYILEILQRSGLSHAKPVLNPITTTTNQSLGDSPEFDNPVKYRQIVETL; from the coding sequence ATGTTGGTATACGTGGATGATATTATTCTTATGGGAAATAGTTCCAGTGCTATCGAGAATGTCGTTCATACTCTTAGCCATACTTTTGCACTTCAAGATAAGGGTCCTCTATCGTATTTTTTAGGGATTGAAATTGTCAAACAAGGGCATGATCTTCTTCTATCTCAAAAGAAGTACATTCTTGAAATATTACAGCGATCAGGATTATCTCATGCCAAACCAGTTCTAAACCCGATCACCACAACTACAAATCAATCTCTTGGTGACAGTCCAGAGTTTGATAATCCAGTTAAATATCGCCAAATTGTCGAAACTCTTTAG